A stretch of Microbacterium sp. LWH3-1.2 DNA encodes these proteins:
- a CDS encoding extracellular solute-binding protein, which translates to MKKTLGAVALIGASALVLAGCAGGNGGGSGSEEGAEIRVWLVGTDTPQDARDYLKKTFEDENPGSTLVIEEQQWTGLVDKLTTSLSSNDSPDIVEMGNTQAPAFTSSGALLSLADIEGELGGDDLLPGFVEAGSWDGTLYAAPYYSGARVVFYNTAMYEQAGVAVPTTLDEYVSNGVALAGALPGVSGVYFPGKDWYNGLPFIWENGGEIAVQDGDEWDAQLSSDESLAGLAQVQELMTKASLAPKDGDEADGWVPFRTEQSATYSAPSWAYWSIVADEDKQPTAVADITGYYALPGMDGGAAQVFAGGSNVGIAAKSKNPDLAKSALEIMLSDEYQTILAENGLVPALVSLGDKVAAATPELATVIAEAAADSKLTPASPNWADVEAQGIMQDLFVNIANGGDIKELATAADEQIESILNG; encoded by the coding sequence GAAGACGCTTGGAGCTGTGGCGCTCATCGGCGCCTCGGCACTGGTGCTCGCCGGCTGCGCCGGCGGCAACGGCGGCGGCTCGGGGTCCGAAGAGGGAGCCGAGATCCGCGTGTGGCTGGTCGGCACCGACACGCCGCAGGACGCTCGCGACTACCTGAAGAAGACCTTCGAGGACGAGAACCCCGGGTCGACGCTGGTCATCGAGGAGCAGCAGTGGACCGGCCTCGTCGACAAGCTCACCACGAGCCTGTCCTCGAACGACAGCCCCGACATCGTCGAGATGGGCAACACGCAGGCTCCCGCGTTCACCTCGAGCGGCGCTCTCCTGAGCCTCGCCGACATCGAGGGCGAGCTCGGCGGCGACGACCTGCTCCCCGGGTTCGTCGAGGCCGGCAGCTGGGACGGCACCCTGTACGCGGCCCCGTACTACTCGGGCGCCCGCGTCGTCTTCTACAACACGGCGATGTACGAGCAGGCGGGCGTGGCAGTGCCCACGACGCTCGACGAGTACGTGTCGAACGGCGTGGCCCTCGCGGGCGCGCTGCCAGGTGTCTCGGGCGTCTACTTCCCGGGTAAGGACTGGTACAACGGCCTGCCGTTCATCTGGGAGAACGGCGGCGAGATCGCCGTCCAGGACGGCGACGAGTGGGACGCTCAGCTGTCGAGCGACGAGTCGCTCGCCGGCCTCGCGCAGGTCCAGGAGCTCATGACCAAGGCGTCGCTGGCACCGAAGGACGGCGACGAGGCCGACGGCTGGGTGCCCTTCCGCACCGAGCAGTCCGCCACGTACTCGGCTCCGAGCTGGGCCTACTGGTCGATCGTCGCCGACGAGGACAAGCAGCCGACGGCCGTCGCCGACATCACGGGCTACTATGCCCTTCCGGGCATGGATGGCGGCGCGGCCCAGGTCTTCGCGGGCGGCTCGAACGTCGGCATCGCCGCGAAGTCGAAGAACCCCGACCTCGCCAAGAGCGCGCTCGAGATCATGCTGAGCGACGAGTACCAGACGATCCTCGCCGAGAACGGCCTGGTCCCCGCCCTCGTCTCGCTCGGTGACAAGGTCGCCGCGGCCACGCCCGAGCTCGCGACCGTCATCGCCGAAGCCGCCGCCGACTCCAAGCTGACCCCCGCTTCGCCGAACTGGGCGGACGTCGAGGCGCAGGGCATCATGCAGGACCTGTTCGTCAACATCGCGAACGGCGGCGACATCAAGGAGCTCGCCACCGCAGCCGACGAGCAGATCGAATCGATCCTGAACGGCTGA